A section of the Flavobacteriales bacterium genome encodes:
- the porU gene encoding type IX secretion system sortase PorU — protein sequence MIRSLHLPLAILLFTGVAATAQERTAPPQRSVPTGPTRTAPAPGRTNPTVGAVPPTQPTRSVQNTRNDERVVTERGTPATAPRAMHLDPARQDLPFHHEVRPLGSGTTSFSAHLTNTTYIPMIREEVEGQPGLDAAWTQPLVVTRLATQRKQPMALVDIYPYRKNSGTGQWERLTSYTLSIVEGRGGGPLVQPKSYPPTSRLASGEWYRVQLTQDGVYALTYEQLEDMGLAGTVPSDQVNLYGRHHGMLPFENDQLPGTDLVPNAVVMEDGGDGTFGPGDRLVFYATGPHRWTLDGGTGRFRHTKHVFSDSASYFVGIGVEPALRVGTLPEVLDPATRTSTSFDDRQFLEVDAVTLLKSGRELYGDVYDLTTTYSYNFGVPFLRPQDPACLVMDVLSRTVGTGNASSWRVTSGAALDSTVSVQGVPNGYTGEQAKSTRHTFCFNASGNNLPFTVTFIKHNPASSIGWMNFLELNARRDLKLVGNQMLFRDLTSVGAGEVTDFVLDQASGPLTIWDITDPAAVMQVPVTDNGTQKLFRLRTDSLRQFAAFRSTGLLTPTPAGKVPNQDLHATALPTDLVIVVPDAFRAAAQQIADRRVSEGLTVVLVSPQEVYNEFSSGMRDATAIKRYMKMLYDKAGTDPALMPRYLLLYGDGSYNNLNRALSNQSFLPSYQTANSWHASLSYCSDDYFGLLDNDEGEYQGDLVDIGVGRIPVSSISQAQEMASKILNYDRLQLMNGTEAQCAVGSDGGINDWRTWLLFASDDQEGDVFESTIHMSQSDALATAVENEFPCYNVNKVYLDAYQQTSTPGGERYPEAQADLRDGVQRGALLVNYVGHGGEVGWAHERFLDNSTILGWSNLDRLPLFMTATCEFSRWDDPARTSAGEYVLLNPNGGGIGLMTTTRIAYSNQNYALSQDFYDHVFERVDEQGRPAALGDVFRRTKVDITTAQPSQVNHRNFSLLGDPSMRLAMPRHEVRITAITDTLGNPVDTMNALATVRITGEVVDAGGNLLTGLNGLVIPTVFDKRVQQQTLANDGGSPFPFSLRKNIIYRGMATVSGGLFSFTFVVPQDINYLVGPGRISCYVENLETNGCGATNDALVGGTATNVAPDEDGPTVQVFMNDDRFVRGGITNEDPLLLVKLYDANGINTMGSSIGHDLVAVLDENTDQAIVLNDQYEADLDTYRSGSARYRFDDLAEGGHTLRVKAWDVFNNSAEASTEFVVAPSAELALEHVLNYPNPFTTNTQFFFEHNRPCTTLDVQVQVFTVAGRLVKTINRQLACEGFRSEPLAWDGRDDYGDKLGRGVYVYRLNVMTPEGDKAEKLEKLVILR from the coding sequence ATGATCCGGTCCCTGCACCTCCCCCTCGCCATCCTCCTGTTCACCGGCGTGGCCGCCACCGCACAGGAGCGGACCGCCCCCCCTCAACGGTCCGTCCCCACAGGACCCACACGGACGGCTCCGGCACCGGGCCGGACCAACCCGACGGTGGGTGCCGTTCCCCCCACGCAGCCCACGCGCAGCGTGCAGAACACCCGGAACGACGAGCGGGTCGTGACCGAGCGCGGGACCCCTGCGACCGCCCCGCGGGCCATGCACCTGGACCCGGCCCGGCAGGACCTCCCCTTCCATCATGAGGTGCGCCCCTTGGGGAGCGGCACGACCTCCTTTTCCGCCCACCTCACCAACACCACCTACATCCCGATGATCCGGGAGGAGGTGGAAGGCCAGCCCGGATTGGATGCGGCGTGGACACAACCTCTTGTGGTGACCCGCCTGGCGACCCAGCGCAAGCAGCCCATGGCGCTGGTGGACATCTATCCTTATAGGAAGAACAGCGGTACCGGACAATGGGAGCGATTGACCTCGTACACCCTGTCCATCGTGGAAGGTCGGGGCGGAGGACCCCTCGTCCAGCCCAAGAGCTATCCGCCCACCTCCCGACTGGCCTCGGGCGAATGGTATCGCGTGCAGTTGACGCAGGACGGCGTGTACGCACTGACGTATGAGCAGCTGGAGGACATGGGCCTGGCCGGAACGGTGCCCAGCGACCAAGTGAACCTGTACGGCCGCCACCACGGCATGCTGCCCTTCGAGAACGACCAACTGCCGGGGACGGACCTGGTGCCCAACGCGGTGGTCATGGAGGATGGTGGGGATGGCACCTTCGGCCCCGGCGACCGCCTCGTCTTCTACGCCACCGGTCCGCACCGTTGGACCCTGGATGGCGGCACCGGCCGCTTCCGGCATACCAAGCATGTGTTCTCCGACTCCGCTTCGTACTTCGTGGGCATCGGGGTGGAACCCGCCCTGCGTGTGGGCACCCTCCCGGAGGTGCTTGATCCCGCCACCCGCACCAGCACCTCGTTCGACGACCGGCAGTTCCTCGAGGTGGATGCGGTGACCCTGCTCAAGTCAGGGCGTGAGCTCTATGGAGATGTCTATGACCTCACCACGACCTACTCGTACAACTTCGGTGTGCCCTTCCTCCGCCCGCAGGACCCGGCCTGCCTGGTGATGGACGTGCTGTCGCGCACGGTGGGCACGGGGAACGCGAGCAGCTGGCGGGTGACCTCCGGCGCCGCCCTGGACTCCACCGTGTCCGTGCAGGGCGTGCCCAACGGCTACACCGGGGAGCAGGCCAAATCCACGCGACACACCTTCTGCTTCAACGCCTCGGGCAATAACCTGCCCTTCACGGTCACCTTCATCAAGCACAACCCCGCATCCTCCATCGGGTGGATGAACTTCCTGGAGCTGAACGCGCGCAGGGACCTCAAGCTGGTGGGCAACCAGATGCTCTTCCGCGACCTCACCAGCGTGGGGGCGGGCGAGGTGACGGACTTCGTGCTGGACCAGGCCTCCGGGCCCCTCACTATCTGGGACATCACCGACCCCGCCGCTGTCATGCAGGTGCCGGTGACCGACAACGGCACCCAGAAGCTGTTCCGGCTGCGCACCGACAGCCTGCGCCAGTTCGCGGCTTTTCGGAGCACGGGCCTGCTGACCCCCACGCCGGCGGGGAAGGTCCCCAACCAGGACCTGCACGCGACCGCCCTGCCGACCGACCTGGTGATCGTGGTGCCCGACGCCTTCCGGGCCGCGGCGCAGCAGATCGCCGACCGCCGTGTCAGCGAAGGCCTCACCGTGGTCCTGGTGAGCCCGCAGGAGGTGTACAACGAGTTCTCCTCCGGCATGCGCGATGCCACGGCCATCAAGCGCTACATGAAGATGCTGTACGACAAGGCGGGAACGGACCCCGCGTTGATGCCCCGCTACCTGCTGCTGTATGGCGACGGCTCCTACAACAACCTTAACCGGGCGCTCAGCAACCAGAGCTTCCTGCCGAGCTATCAGACCGCCAATTCCTGGCATGCCAGCCTCAGCTACTGCTCGGATGACTACTTCGGACTGCTGGACAATGATGAAGGGGAGTACCAGGGCGATCTGGTGGACATCGGCGTGGGCCGCATCCCGGTGAGCTCCATCTCCCAGGCCCAGGAGATGGCGTCCAAGATCCTGAACTATGACAGGCTGCAGCTGATGAACGGCACCGAGGCCCAGTGCGCCGTGGGCAGTGATGGTGGCATCAACGACTGGCGCACCTGGCTCCTCTTCGCCAGCGACGACCAGGAAGGCGACGTCTTTGAAAGCACCATCCACATGAGCCAGAGCGATGCCCTGGCCACCGCCGTGGAGAACGAGTTCCCGTGCTACAACGTCAACAAGGTGTACCTGGACGCCTACCAGCAGACGAGCACACCCGGTGGCGAGCGCTACCCCGAGGCCCAGGCCGATCTGCGTGACGGCGTGCAGCGCGGCGCGCTGCTGGTGAACTACGTGGGCCATGGCGGCGAGGTGGGCTGGGCGCACGAGCGTTTTCTGGACAACTCCACCATTCTGGGCTGGAGCAACCTGGACCGGTTGCCGCTGTTCATGACGGCAACCTGTGAGTTCAGCCGGTGGGACGACCCCGCGCGGACCTCGGCCGGTGAGTATGTGCTGCTGAACCCCAACGGGGGCGGCATCGGGCTGATGACCACCACCCGCATCGCCTACAGCAACCAGAACTACGCCCTGTCCCAGGACTTCTACGACCACGTGTTCGAGCGTGTCGACGAGCAGGGCCGGCCGGCCGCGCTGGGCGATGTGTTCCGCCGCACCAAGGTGGACATCACCACCGCCCAGCCCTCGCAGGTGAACCATCGCAACTTCTCCCTGCTCGGCGACCCCAGCATGCGGCTGGCCATGCCACGCCACGAGGTGCGCATCACCGCCATCACGGACACGCTCGGTAACCCGGTTGATACGATGAACGCGCTGGCCACCGTGAGGATCACAGGAGAGGTGGTGGATGCGGGCGGCAACCTGCTCACCGGGCTCAACGGCCTGGTGATCCCCACGGTGTTCGACAAGCGCGTGCAGCAGCAGACGCTGGCCAATGACGGTGGCTCCCCGTTCCCCTTCAGCCTGCGCAAGAACATCATCTACCGCGGCATGGCCACGGTGAGCGGTGGGCTGTTCAGCTTCACCTTCGTAGTGCCGCAGGACATCAACTACCTGGTGGGCCCTGGCCGCATCAGCTGCTATGTGGAGAACCTGGAGACCAACGGCTGTGGTGCCACGAACGATGCGCTGGTCGGCGGCACCGCCACGAACGTCGCCCCGGATGAGGACGGTCCCACGGTCCAGGTGTTCATGAACGACGACCGCTTCGTGCGCGGCGGCATCACCAACGAGGACCCGCTGCTGCTGGTGAAGCTCTATGATGCCAATGGGATCAATACCATGGGCAGCAGCATCGGCCACGACCTGGTGGCGGTGCTGGACGAGAACACCGACCAGGCCATCGTGCTGAACGACCAGTACGAGGCCGATCTGGACACCTACCGCAGCGGCTCGGCCCGCTACCGCTTCGATGACCTGGCCGAGGGGGGGCACACCCTGCGGGTGAAGGCCTGGGACGTGTTCAACAACTCCGCCGAGGCCAGCACCGAGTTCGTGGTGGCCCCCAGTGCCGAACTGGCCCTGGAGCACGTGCTGAACTACCCCAACCCCTTCACCACCAACACCCAGTTCTTCTTCGAGCACAACCGGCCGTGCACCACCCTGGACGTTCAGGTGCAGGTGTTCACCGTGGCCGGGCGGCTGGTGAAGACGATCAACCGGCAGCTGGCCTGCGAGGGCTTCCGCAGCGAGCCCCTGGCCTGGGACGGCCGCGACGACTACGGTGACAAGCTGGGCCGCGGGGTGTACGTGTACCGCCTCAACGTGATGACCCCCGAGGGCGACAAGGCCGAAAAGCTGGAGAAGCTCGTGATCCTCAGGTGA
- a CDS encoding 2-C-methyl-D-erythritol 2,4-cyclodiphosphate synthase, producing MRFRVGFGYDVHRLAEGRALWLGGVRIDHHTGLLGHSDADVLLHALCDALLGAAGLPDIGHHFPDTDPRWKGADSTGLLREVVRLIGEKGWRVGNVDCSLVMERPRIKPHIPAMKRVIAPILGVEEEAVGIKATTNEKLGYVGREEGACAYAVALIHAD from the coding sequence ATGCGCTTCCGGGTCGGCTTCGGGTACGATGTGCACCGGCTGGCCGAAGGGCGGGCCCTGTGGTTGGGCGGCGTGCGCATCGACCACCACACCGGCCTTCTGGGCCACAGCGATGCCGACGTGCTGCTGCATGCCCTCTGCGATGCCCTGTTGGGCGCCGCCGGCCTGCCCGACATCGGCCACCATTTCCCCGACACCGACCCGCGCTGGAAGGGCGCCGACAGCACCGGGCTGCTCCGCGAGGTGGTGCGCCTGATCGGCGAAAAGGGCTGGCGCGTGGGCAACGTGGACTGCAGCCTGGTGATGGAGCGTCCGCGGATCAAGCCGCACATCCCGGCCATGAAGCGTGTGATCGCGCCCATCCTCGGGGTGGAGGAGGAGGCCGTGGGCATCAAGGCCACCACCAACGAGAAGCTTGGGTACGTGGGCCGCGAGGAGGGCGCGTGCGCCTACGCCGTGGCGCTCATCCATGCCGACTAG
- the porV gene encoding type IX secretion system outer membrane channel protein PorV yields MRHSLSLSRSGPLLGALILPLLSLAQVSSDCINQVTGQPCGQDLNTITTAVPFLMISVDSRAGGMGDAGVAISPDANSIHWNPSKLAFAPNDGEFHISFSPWLRNLVPDMSLAYVAGYGRLGNKKSTIGGSLRYFDLGSIQFTDQNGNPIREFKPAEFAVDIAFAQQFSDFFSGGIAVRYINSNLTGGLNVNNANTKAGQSVAADVSFYYQKPDLQLGDNTGTFAFGLNISNIGAKMSYSETARRDFIPINLRLGPRFTYDIDDYNSISFHFDANKLLVPTPPIFELDSAGNYVVDPTTGQFVIASGKDPNVGVAEGVFQSFGDAPGWYDQNGQLVSGSKTKEEFREINLGGGLEYWYAKQFAFRAGYFWEHYTKGNRKYFTLGAGVRYSIFSIDLSYLIANTQRSPLANTLRFTLGFNFDKSKKKKQEAE; encoded by the coding sequence ATGCGTCATTCCTTGTCCCTGAGCCGCTCCGGTCCCCTCCTCGGCGCGCTCATCCTTCCGCTGTTGTCCCTCGCACAGGTGAGTTCGGACTGCATCAACCAGGTGACCGGACAGCCCTGCGGGCAGGACCTGAACACGATCACCACCGCGGTGCCCTTCCTGATGATCTCGGTGGACAGCCGGGCGGGCGGCATGGGCGATGCCGGGGTGGCCATCTCCCCGGACGCCAACTCGATCCACTGGAACCCCTCGAAGCTGGCCTTCGCGCCCAACGATGGGGAGTTCCACATCAGTTTCAGCCCCTGGCTCCGCAACCTGGTGCCGGACATGAGCCTGGCGTACGTGGCCGGTTACGGCCGGCTGGGCAACAAGAAGAGCACCATCGGGGGCTCGTTGCGCTACTTCGACCTGGGCAGCATCCAGTTCACCGACCAGAACGGCAACCCCATCCGCGAGTTCAAGCCCGCCGAGTTCGCCGTGGACATCGCCTTCGCCCAGCAGTTCAGCGACTTCTTCAGCGGCGGCATCGCCGTGCGGTACATCAACAGCAACCTCACCGGCGGCCTCAACGTGAACAACGCCAACACCAAGGCCGGCCAGTCGGTGGCCGCCGACGTCTCCTTCTACTACCAGAAGCCCGACCTGCAACTGGGCGACAACACGGGCACCTTCGCCTTCGGCCTCAACATCTCCAACATCGGCGCCAAGATGTCGTACTCCGAGACGGCCCGGCGGGACTTCATCCCCATCAACCTCCGTCTCGGTCCGCGCTTCACCTACGACATCGACGACTACAACAGCATCAGCTTCCACTTCGACGCCAACAAGCTGCTGGTGCCCACCCCGCCGATCTTCGAGCTGGACAGCGCCGGCAACTATGTGGTGGACCCCACCACCGGCCAGTTCGTGATCGCCAGCGGCAAGGACCCCAACGTGGGCGTGGCCGAAGGGGTGTTCCAGAGCTTCGGTGATGCGCCGGGCTGGTACGACCAGAACGGCCAGCTGGTGAGCGGAAGCAAGACCAAGGAGGAGTTCCGCGAGATCAACCTGGGCGGTGGCCTGGAGTACTGGTACGCCAAGCAGTTCGCCTTCCGCGCCGGCTACTTCTGGGAGCACTACACCAAGGGCAACCGCAAGTACTTCACGCTGGGCGCCGGCGTGCGCTACAGCATCTTCTCGATCGACCTGAGCTACCTGATCGCCAACACGCAGCGCAGCCCGCTGGCCAACACGCTGCGCTTCACGCTCGGGTTCAACTTCGACAAGAGCAAGAAGAAGAAGCAGGAGGCCGAGTGA